The following coding sequences are from one Musa acuminata AAA Group cultivar baxijiao chromosome BXJ1-6, Cavendish_Baxijiao_AAA, whole genome shotgun sequence window:
- the LOC103988652 gene encoding uncharacterized protein LOC103988652 yields MAGLSLRCGDCGALLKSVEEAQEHAELTKHSNFSESTEAVLNLVCATCGKPCRSRTETDLHTKRTGHADFDDRTLEAAKPIELEAAPKAAAASGESAGDESSQPEEMVVPEVDSDLLGQLESMGFPTARATRALHYSGNSSIEAAINWVAEHEDDPDIDQMPLIPKDKMTEANKPSMTPEEIKMKAEELRERARKKKEEEERKTEREREKERIRIGKELLEAKRIEEENERKRILALRKAEKEEEQRAREKIRQKLEEDKAERRRKLGLPPEDPVSSKPSAAPEEQKKSFLPVKPATKAERMRDCLRSLKQHHKDEDAKVKRAFQTLLTYVGNVAKNPNEEKFRKIRLNNPTFQDRVGGLLGGVEFLELCGFEKLEDGEFLFLPRDKVDMAVLNSAGSELNSAIANPFFGVL; encoded by the exons ATGGCGGGGCTTTCTCTTCGCTGCGGGGACTGCGGAGCCCTCCTCAAGAGCGTGGAGGAGGCGCAGGAGCACGCGGAGCTCACCAAACACTCCAACTTCTCCGAATCCACCGAAGCGGTCCTCAATCTAGTTTGCGCCACCTGCGGCAAGCCCTGCCGGTCGAGAACT GAGACCGATTTGCACACCAAGCGCACCGGACATGCAGATTTCGATGACAGGACTTTGGAGGCTGCGAAGCCCATCGAGTTGGAGGCCGCCCCGAAGGCTGCTGCGGCATCGGGGGAGAGCGCCGGTGATGAGAGCAGCCAGCCTGAAG AGATGGTTGTCCCAGAAGTTGACAGCGATCTGCTTGGACAACTTGAATCAATGGGATTTCCTACAGCCCGTGCAACTAGAGCACTTCACTATTCTG GTAATAGCAGTATTGAGGCTGCAATAAACTGGGTTGCAGAACATGAAGATGATCCTGATATTGATCAGATGCCTTTG ATTCCCAAAGACAAAATGACTGAAGCCAACAAACCTTCTATGACTCCTGAGGAAATAAAGATGAAAGCGGAGGAGCTTCG AGAACGTGCTcgtaagaagaaagaagaagaagaaagaaaaacggAAAGAGAAAGGGAAAAG GAGAGAATACGTATTGGTAAAGAGCTCCTGGAAGCCAAACGTATTGAGgaggaaaatgaaagaaaaag AATTTTGGCATTACGGAAAGCagagaaagaggaagaacaaAGAGCAAGAGAAAAGATCCGTCAGAAACTAGAGGAAGATAAG GCAGAGAGAAGGCGGAAGCTTGGATTGCCACCTGAAGACCCTGTGTCTTCAAAACCGAGCGCAGCTCCAGAGGAGCAAAAGAAG AGCTTTTTACCTGTCAAGCCTGCTACAAAGGCTGAGCGCATGAGAGATTGTTTGCGTTCCCTCAAACAACATCACAAG GACGAGGATGCTAAAGTCAAAAGAGCTTTTCAAACACTGCTCACATACGTCGGCAATGTGGCAAAAAATCCAAATGAGGAGAAATTCAGAAAGATCCGGCTAAATAATCCAACATTTCAG GATAGAGTGGGAGGTTTGCTTGGAGGGGTAGAATTCCTCGAGCTATGTGGATTCGAAAAACTTGAAGATGGCGAATTTTTGTTTCTACCCAGAGACAAAGTGGACATGGCGGTGCTGAATTCCGCAGGATCGGAGCTGAATTCTGCTATAGCAAATCCCTTCTTTGGAGTTCTCTAA